A single Mangrovimonas sp. YM274 DNA region contains:
- a CDS encoding TonB-dependent receptor — protein MTDQIKSNYRNKLQKGLLTLLLMAFALAANAQTVSVSGKVADANGPLIGVSIIVKGTSTGTATDFDGNYTLNNVGSNATLVFSYLGYVTQEIAVDGQRTINVTLQEDLAQLEEVVVVGYGTQKKEAVTGSMVSIKGEDLNQVQTANFQDALQGRAAGVQISNTSTRPGASPQIRIRGVRSLSGNNDPLIVLNGIPFSGGLSDINPNDIASLDILKDASATAIYGSRGANGVILITTKSGSKGQKARFSYNTYYATKEVFAKYPMMNAAQLIQLRADVAANNNGTPLFNMGGDEALSNDTDWQDLLYGTGLQTSHDISVQGGTEKGSYNVGLGYFKETSVVPGDDFQRYSLRAQIDQEVGTLFRFGLNSVTNYNKASSYVGISLGASPLLSPYDENGNFLESVRLQTEADQLWIPTRNEINRIGDGRANEQLDFGSYNNIYGEVKIPWLEGLKYRLNVGLNFRTSRDGNFTGEGVFNYNPENPSSASYNSSITRDYVIENQLIFDRTFAEKHEVNFVGLFSSQETQYDNVGLTVRNIPDEYSLWYNLDSALSEDITSYGTGYSVNGLLSYMARAMYQYDRRYMITATVRTDGSSRLAPGYKWFTYPAVSVGWNIGNEAFMENVEWVNLLKLRAGYGETSNQAVEPYSVQGTLSTVNYNFDDVYATGYYVTQLPNPGLGWEFSETYNFGLDFDLFRNRLSGSFEYYITDTSDILYSLPLPNTSGVSSVTSNLAETQNKGFEIALNGTIIQNEDFSWDVGFNLYRNENEIVSLTTGQTENEGALWFVGSPINVIYDYEYIGLWNESDPDYQYLQTLEPGGNAGMIKVRYTGEYNEDGSPVREIGPDDRKIIDPTPDFQGGFSTRFAYKNLDFSMVGAFQSGGILVSTLYSGNGYLNLLTGRTNNVDVDYWTPTNTDAKYPAPGGIQSGDNQKYASTLGYFDGSYLKVRAMTLGYNFEQDAFKRAGFERLRLYATVQNPFVLFSDFHDESGMDPETNSGVNNNGTRQNVAVNTTNISRGIPTIGTNVPTTRNFMLGLNVTF, from the coding sequence TTATCTTGGATATGTTACTCAGGAAATTGCTGTTGATGGACAGCGTACCATTAATGTTACCTTACAAGAAGATCTTGCTCAACTAGAGGAAGTTGTTGTAGTAGGATATGGTACTCAGAAAAAAGAAGCTGTTACCGGGTCTATGGTTTCCATTAAAGGGGAAGACTTAAACCAAGTACAAACGGCTAATTTTCAGGATGCGCTTCAAGGACGTGCTGCTGGGGTTCAAATTTCCAATACCAGTACCAGACCAGGTGCCTCGCCACAAATCCGTATTCGTGGTGTGCGTTCACTTTCGGGAAACAATGATCCATTAATTGTTCTTAATGGGATTCCTTTTTCTGGAGGGCTTAGTGACATTAATCCCAACGACATTGCAAGTCTGGACATCTTGAAAGATGCTTCCGCTACAGCCATTTATGGTTCAAGGGGAGCAAATGGTGTTATTTTGATAACCACAAAGTCTGGTTCTAAAGGGCAAAAAGCAAGGTTTTCATACAATACCTATTATGCAACAAAAGAGGTTTTTGCTAAATACCCGATGATGAATGCCGCTCAATTAATTCAATTACGGGCAGATGTTGCAGCTAACAATAATGGAACTCCTCTATTTAACATGGGAGGGGATGAGGCCCTTTCTAATGATACAGATTGGCAAGATTTGTTATATGGTACGGGGCTTCAAACTTCACATGATATAAGTGTGCAGGGAGGAACCGAAAAGGGGTCTTATAATGTTGGTTTAGGGTATTTTAAAGAAACCTCTGTTGTGCCAGGAGATGATTTTCAAAGGTATTCCTTGCGGGCTCAGATTGACCAGGAGGTTGGTACGTTATTCCGTTTCGGTTTAAATTCGGTAACAAACTACAATAAAGCTAGTAGTTATGTTGGTATTTCATTAGGTGCATCACCGCTTTTAAGTCCTTATGATGAAAACGGGAATTTTCTTGAATCTGTTCGCCTTCAAACGGAGGCCGACCAATTATGGATTCCTACGAGGAATGAAATTAACCGAATTGGCGACGGTAGAGCTAATGAGCAGCTGGATTTTGGTTCTTACAACAATATCTATGGGGAAGTTAAGATTCCTTGGCTTGAAGGTTTAAAATATCGTTTAAATGTTGGATTGAATTTTCGCACCAGTAGAGATGGTAACTTTACAGGTGAGGGAGTGTTTAACTATAACCCAGAAAATCCTTCTTCTGCAAGCTACAATAGCTCAATTACAAGAGATTATGTAATAGAAAACCAATTAATTTTTGATAGAACATTTGCTGAAAAGCATGAGGTTAATTTTGTTGGATTGTTCTCGTCACAAGAAACGCAATATGACAATGTAGGCCTAACGGTTCGAAATATTCCAGATGAGTATTCCTTATGGTATAATTTGGATTCAGCACTTTCTGAAGATATTACAAGCTATGGCACCGGTTACAGTGTTAATGGGTTGTTATCTTACATGGCCAGAGCTATGTACCAATACGACAGACGTTATATGATTACGGCTACTGTGCGTACAGATGGTTCTTCTAGATTGGCTCCTGGTTATAAGTGGTTTACGTATCCGGCAGTTTCCGTAGGATGGAACATAGGTAATGAAGCTTTTATGGAAAATGTGGAGTGGGTAAACTTACTTAAACTGCGTGCGGGTTATGGAGAGACTTCTAATCAGGCCGTGGAGCCTTATTCAGTTCAGGGTACTTTAAGTACAGTAAATTACAACTTTGATGACGTATATGCTACAGGTTACTATGTAACCCAATTGCCTAATCCAGGTTTAGGTTGGGAGTTTTCAGAAACCTATAACTTTGGTTTGGATTTTGATTTGTTTAGAAACCGTTTATCAGGTTCGTTTGAATACTATATTACAGATACCAGCGATATTTTATATAGCCTTCCTCTGCCTAACACCTCTGGTGTATCCAGTGTAACCAGTAATCTTGCGGAGACTCAAAACAAAGGTTTTGAAATAGCGCTTAATGGTACCATTATACAAAATGAAGATTTTTCATGGGATGTAGGGTTCAACCTTTATCGCAATGAAAACGAAATTGTTTCATTGACTACAGGCCAAACTGAAAACGAAGGCGCTCTTTGGTTTGTGGGGTCTCCAATTAATGTGATTTATGATTATGAGTATATAGGGCTTTGGAATGAATCTGACCCAGATTATCAATATCTACAAACTTTAGAGCCAGGTGGTAATGCCGGTATGATTAAAGTGCGCTATACTGGAGAGTATAATGAGGATGGATCTCCTGTAAGGGAAATTGGTCCAGATGATAGAAAAATTATAGACCCTACCCCAGATTTTCAAGGTGGTTTCAGTACCCGTTTTGCTTATAAGAATTTAGATTTTAGTATGGTAGGAGCTTTCCAAAGCGGCGGTATTCTTGTAAGTACCTTATATTCTGGTAATGGTTATCTTAATTTATTAACGGGTAGAACAAATAATGTGGATGTTGATTATTGGACACCTACCAATACCGATGCCAAATATCCGGCGCCGGGAGGAATACAAAGTGGGGATAACCAAAAATATGCTAGTACTTTAGGGTATTTTGACGGGTCTTATTTAAAAGTGCGCGCCATGACATTGGGATATAATTTTGAACAGGACGCATTTAAAAGAGCTGGGTTCGAAAGACTTCGCCTATATGCAACGGTACAAAACCCATTTGTATTATTTTCAGATTTTCATGACGAATCTGGGATGGATCCAGAAACCAATTCAGGAGTTAATAATAATGGAACGCGTCAAAACGTAGCAGTAAATACGACCAATATTTCTAGAGGAATACCGACAATTGGAACCAATGTTCCTACAACAAGAAACTTTATGCTTGGATTAAACGTAACATTTTAA
- a CDS encoding RagB/SusD family nutrient uptake outer membrane protein produces the protein MRKIEIKYISVAMLSLALLLGSCSNDILEEEPRGKFTPEFFESELGVQGGLTYLYENLRSIYGFAYFMSTAETGTDEYVPAQSANNNFYDLDFAGQGSLTPDSGYIVGQVWSSAFPAINTASGIIENAEAVGLDNSLIAEARFFRAFYYFLLVQTYGGVPLDLGSGELVFNQSAVRTSVRNTVAEVYTKAIIPDLIIAVNDLPDNQRVTGAVTKNTARLYLAKAYLTYGWWLENPNGIPTYPETSRTDPDGNSASYYFQEAYDMAVEGIDNPGPYSLQEYFYDVHLASNDRHSEMMLYADHTEDSQIYNGGADLGWSGPTDGRGPNTAVWMVTSNYTTISVDDVSAVQREAAQSYGRPWTRMAPPVKVFTETFAEKELDSRYDGTFVTSYRGNWDKGGDTTPTITAANGMEIAPGDPVVSFLDDYDPSVDYSVNGGNIGGGQIPGRSDYVINLNEINRRFYPGLWKLGTYRTDHTSGLGSPNGALTRPFPIAKFSELYLVAAEAAVKGASGSYTARDLVNVIRARAGKWRFDNGEQQERMEDNSSAMMAATPATIDVDYILAERSREYFGECQRWYDLVRTQKWNELADSYEIGGNDAADHQPAVTTRSIQPHHYLRPIPQGQLDNLDMSEADKAAYQNPGY, from the coding sequence ATGAGAAAGATTGAAATAAAATATATATCAGTAGCAATGCTATCTCTCGCATTATTGCTAGGTTCTTGTTCAAATGATATATTGGAAGAAGAGCCAAGAGGGAAATTTACCCCTGAGTTTTTTGAATCTGAATTGGGGGTTCAAGGAGGGTTGACTTATTTGTATGAAAACTTAAGGTCCATATACGGGTTTGCATACTTTATGAGTACCGCAGAAACAGGAACAGACGAATATGTGCCTGCCCAGAGTGCCAATAATAACTTTTATGATTTGGATTTTGCAGGCCAAGGTAGTTTAACTCCTGATAGTGGTTATATAGTTGGTCAAGTTTGGTCGTCTGCTTTTCCTGCCATCAATACAGCAAGCGGCATCATTGAGAATGCAGAAGCCGTTGGCCTTGATAATTCTCTAATTGCCGAAGCTAGATTCTTTAGGGCTTTTTACTATTTCTTGTTGGTGCAAACTTATGGAGGTGTACCATTGGATTTGGGGTCAGGAGAATTGGTGTTTAATCAATCTGCAGTTAGAACTTCTGTACGTAATACGGTAGCCGAAGTTTATACAAAAGCAATTATCCCAGACTTAATAATAGCTGTTAATGATTTACCTGATAACCAAAGGGTAACAGGAGCGGTAACCAAAAATACGGCTCGATTGTATTTAGCTAAAGCCTATTTAACTTATGGATGGTGGTTGGAGAATCCTAATGGAATTCCTACGTATCCTGAAACATCTAGAACAGATCCAGATGGTAACAGTGCTTCCTATTACTTTCAGGAAGCTTATGATATGGCAGTTGAGGGAATCGATAACCCTGGTCCTTATTCTTTACAGGAATACTTTTATGATGTTCACCTTGCCTCTAATGATCGTCACAGTGAAATGATGCTGTATGCCGATCATACTGAGGATAGTCAAATTTATAATGGAGGCGCAGATTTAGGATGGTCTGGACCAACGGATGGTCGTGGTCCTAATACAGCTGTTTGGATGGTAACATCAAACTATACAACTATTTCTGTTGATGATGTTTCGGCTGTACAACGTGAGGCGGCACAAAGCTATGGAAGACCGTGGACCCGTATGGCACCACCTGTTAAAGTGTTTACAGAAACGTTTGCCGAAAAAGAACTTGATTCTCGCTATGACGGTACTTTTGTAACCAGTTATAGAGGTAACTGGGATAAAGGTGGTGATACAACACCAACCATAACAGCAGCTAATGGAATGGAAATAGCTCCTGGAGATCCCGTTGTTTCATTTTTGGATGATTATGATCCTTCTGTTGATTATAGTGTTAACGGCGGAAATATTGGAGGAGGACAAATTCCTGGAAGATCAGATTACGTAATTAATTTAAATGAGATAAACAGAAGATTTTATCCTGGTTTGTGGAAGTTAGGAACTTATCGTACCGACCATACCAGTGGTTTAGGGTCTCCTAATGGCGCATTAACCCGTCCTTTTCCTATCGCAAAGTTTTCAGAACTGTACTTAGTGGCTGCAGAAGCTGCTGTTAAAGGGGCATCTGGAAGTTATACTGCACGAGATTTGGTAAACGTGATTCGTGCACGTGCTGGAAAATGGAGATTTGATAATGGAGAGCAGCAAGAACGTATGGAAGATAATAGCTCTGCTATGATGGCTGCAACCCCTGCAACTATTGATGTAGACTATATTTTAGCTGAGCGTTCGCGAGAATATTTTGGAGAGTGCCAACGTTGGTATGATTTAGTTCGTACTCAAAAATGGAACGAATTGGCAGACTCTTATGAAATTGGAGGTAATGATGCTGCAGATCACCAACCAGCAGTAACAACCAGAAGTATTCAGCCTCATCATTATTTAAGACCAATACCTCAAGGTCAATTGGATAATTTGGATATGTCTGAAGCAGACAAAGCAGCTTACCAGAATCCTGGCTATTAG